The following proteins are co-located in the Aquarana catesbeiana isolate 2022-GZ linkage group LG02, ASM4218655v1, whole genome shotgun sequence genome:
- the LSM10 gene encoding U7 snRNA-associated Sm-like protein LSm10 — protein MEVSHSVKERTIAENSLVILLQGLHGHATTVELRDESSAKGSVINVDAFMNVRLEKVTYTDRRGKESKLDDLFINGRNVRYIHIPEEVDIIHTIEERLKKIQGIRGFGGKGRKEFVSKKCK, from the coding sequence ATGGAAGTAAGCCACTCAGTAAAGGAGAGGACTATTGCAGAAAATAGCCTAGTCATCCTTTTACAGGGACTGCATGGACATGCCACTACTGTGGAGCTGCGAGATGAAAGTTCTGCTAAAGGTTCGGTTATAAATGTAGATGCTTTTATGAACGTACGCTTAGAAAAGGTCACTTATACAGACCGTCGGGGCAAGGAATCCAAGCTGGATGACTTGTTTATCAATGGACGCAATGTGCGCTACATACATATTCCAGAGGAGGTGGATATAATTCACACTATTGAAGAGCGGCTAAAGAAAATACAAGGTATCCGTGGATTTGGTGGAAAGGGAAGAAAAGAATTTGTTTCAAAGAAGTGCAAATGA